The Gossypium hirsutum isolate 1008001.06 chromosome D02, Gossypium_hirsutum_v2.1, whole genome shotgun sequence region aattggatccaaaaactcaaagagaaagaATCTTGTCTTCAATAGGCAAAATCGCGATAGGCCtaagagaaaggcattgccccggtgAAGTTTTTTTTTGGCAATATGGCATTAATCGTGAACAGACTGTaaacttttgatattgtgctgttgttcaaatttagtacattgtcagatatgatccttttgacgttccatactgacatatgattCTTCACGAATTTGCTAAttgtcgactttgtgacattaacatatgaagcagcttccacccatttagtaaagtaattgacgaccacaaagatgaatcgatgaccgTCAGATTCTTTTGGTGAGATCGACCAAATGACCTTCATGCCCCCcataaggagaagtcatgtatcccaatgattctttgtagggtaagatccatttctcgacttgttctaccatccttaacaagtccggaaataggctacaatctatgtcatattcaaagtcatgagatccctctaaacacatgtctcgctcaaaaggagattctgagtctgtaacagcgtcactcatgttgttgatatccagggacctattgtaggtacaaaagattatacaaagaatgtatgattTAAGAATCtgtacagtatgattatgaatgaaagattTATTTGGAAGATAATCTAAtggaatgaaagaataaaaaataattagtcataaagaatgaaagaatattgacttaaaaatgatcgcaaagatgcatttcattaaaataatgacgttcagacattagTCTATTTCACAAATGAgttcttattgcttctaggctgaaagcaacaagtgtgttctgaatattactctaagtaagctctaaatactacagggatttcttctgcagtccgATTATTCagaacactcccaagtttataatggtggatatctaacaaggtcatttttcaattatttcttcGTATATGACATTGATGTGAACCCTTCCCAACACCTCTTTATTCATTGCATTCTCCCCATTATCAATGTGGTTGGGTAGCAGATTTTTTGCACTGAAGGCTTCATCGAACTTGACAATGCCTAtatcaataaatctttcaactATCTTTTTGAATGCggtgcaattttctatcgagtgcctcgtaattcctgcatggtattcacactgAGCATTCGCGTTATACCATTTAGGAAATGGAGGCAACATTGATTTCTGGTAGAAATGGGACACCATATGTGCATTAAATAGGCTTTGATATAAGTCGCGATATGACATTGGTATAGGCGTGAATTGAGGCCTTTCTGTATTTGCCTTCATGTAAGATTCTCGCTTTAAAGGGTTCTGATGGCTGGTGATTTCTGTCTTTGGCCGACCCACAGCgattggttttgagtggcccttgttatatATGTTTGCATTATTCCCCTTATTCCCCTTCTTCCTTGAGGCTTTTACAGTATCTAGGTACTCTACCTTCGCCTGTTTTATTCCTGCTGGATTGTCAAGAGCAACAGGATTAGCTAAATTGGATTCTGGGTCTGTCAGGCGATATACTGGTGTCGATGTATCAGTCGAATATTGTCGGGATCTGATAGTAAAGAGTGCCTTTTGTGGACATGCGTCTGGCTAGGCCTGGACACTTATCGAGGTAAAATCTGGGAAATATACAGGGTCCTTATTATCATCCCCAAAGTGAACCGCtgggcttttccctttttctaccCCTTTACCTAATAATTGGGTTAGCTGGCTCttcatatttatttggaattctagcatctgattctttatttcttgttgaaattcagtcaattgctcttgcatctATTTTTGCATTTGCTCAATTCtctccaatctttggtccatgtctCCTGACTTTGCGTGGGTACTATAAcagtgtttggttggttggttggttggtttccagattaactgaagagtgatttaaattaattaaaatcttttaatactttttaaatgcatatgaagtaatgcaatgcatgaaatgaatgcaaaaaaagcgtcaattttgattcaattccatttaagaaaactttattagaaattaaatttctttacataaagtaaATTACAAATAAGACTTTGCCCTAGTACCAAGAACTCTAATCCTTCTAAGTAACAAAGCTAATTCTTGCCCTTGATCCGAAtctaattcatatttcacactcAGCATGTCAGCCTGTACTGCTAAAGTCTGTATGTGATTagctacttctcgaatctggacCACAGCTTCTCCCATAAGATGATCTCTACTCCTAACTTGACTCTGAAAGTAGCGGAGTTGTTCATTATCACGACTTTCATTTGCTTTCAAATACTTGTCTGGATTTCACAACTTTGCAATGCCATTTCTAGCTCTTcgattattttattcatttcttcagTCTTGCTTAAGCTTGCTTTCAATTCTATTGCGAGATTTCGATTTTGATACTGACGAAGAGATCCTTCCAACACGATCACCCTACCCTTTAACTCGCCATTTTCCTTTTGACTTTCTaacaaactcttttctaaagccTCGTTTCACCTTTGCATCTCTTGGAATTTCTGTTCCCATCTATCGACTTTGTCattttcttctcgaatttctgCTCGCCACTATTCTGAAGTTTTTCCTAACCCGACATTTCTCATTGACAGATGCAACTTTTTATAATCCGTCTTCAGACTACCCAGCTCCTCTTCAGccttgtttttctctttccttaATTTCTCAGTTTTGAGCTTCTAAACGTCTATGTCTAATCTCAAGTTCGTCTTGTCTTCCTCCATTTctctatcttcttttctaaatccacatttcttctctcaaaatcttgtcttatgatttccaactcagaagGGATGACTCGCAAATGCTCCTCTATTGACTGGCTATTTTCCTGACTTATCTTGGGTATATTGTCGTTGATTCTCCTAACCCACCATTCATTATACTCAGGAGTTGTCATCAGACCCACAGCTAACCTCTTCATTCGGTGAGTCTGTTTCCATGCACTAGacatctcttgaatcttctttctataaccatcatctttgtacgaaaattcacaatcagctatcCCTTGGGTTGCAGGTATAAATTGCCTTGACCTATACAGCCTTAGCACCAACAATGGGACATATCCAACAGCTCATCAAATTCCTAGCAGAGGAACCCAATCGAAATTACCACATCTATACAAGATCTCATCTGGAAGCAACCAAAGAGCTCTCCACTCGACGTCCTCTTcttgaagattctgaagaattATGATCCACTTCTCTTCTGAAATGTCGCCTCTCCTTGGTGTGGCTACAATCtcctttagtggtgaataattttctgagaaaacccgatacgaaacCTTGTCAATCTTCCAAGAATGACTGTGAAACCACGCGAGTAGGAGTTGTGCACATCCGATGAATCTACCCTCTCCCACTTTTCAGCACGCACTCAATgacctgaaggtttctgctaaaATTGTTGGAATCGGTGTAACCCTATTATCAAGCTGGTTAATATTATGAAGGTTTATTAGTAAAACTTATGAACCCACCAATctttaataatataacttaggaattcgattagatttaaaataaataaataataatcatacctcaattaaaaaaaaacatcaaagtTCCTTACCAATCTAAAATTTGTTCGATAAATCtaatatcaaaaactaaaatcaatatTGAGGTTAAATTTGTTAGCAACGGACTGGTAAAAGGCGGTGAGGGTTATTAGGGAACATGGGTTCGAAACTTGCTTTAGGTAATTTTATCTCTCTAGAGGCTATTGGTTTTATATACTATCCATGTTAATTATGTGGTTGGGTGGTTAAGTAAGTATTGAATTTGTTTTTTccagaaaaccaaaaaaaatgatttattcTCTAAAGTCTACATTTACCGGCATAATGAGCATACAAGATATAAAACTCTTCTTCTAATAAACATTAGagtcttaatatatatatatcaaacttaATTTCATCTTGATAGATattcacttaataataaaatattcataaataatCAATATAAATGTTGAGTTAATGAAGGTTTAATCTAATAATatgtttatgttaaaaaaaattacatgttctaattgtcatttttatttatttattttgggttgtcttggaattatttaaaaaatttactccaatttcaatttaatttcacaagaatcacataatatcaattttgcattttaccatcatacataaataatatttaaaatgattcaATGAGTATGCCATTTTTCTCTTATTTGAGAAAGAAACAACATAAGTTTAGGTTacatttgaaaatttcaaaagttttttgTTTAATGGAAGCAATATTCTGAATCAACTAAAGACTTAATTCGaatacatttaataatttatattacagTGAGGGTTtattcttaaataattttttactaCCCACAACTTATAATTCCTAGAATACCATTAACCCAAATTTCcttcattatattttttaaatattaaaatgtttatttatcaaaattgtcaatagttaataaataaaatttggtacGTCATCTATTTTAAGTTTTTGGCATAACGCAATATATTCAAAcaattatggattttttttaatcttaattatGATGACTAGTTATTAATGCACTTATGTCACGAGGCTAAAACTTTAATCTTGTAATTTGTGCGTCATTAGGCGATTTATTGGTTTTAAATCcgcctaagtcaacctaactcccataaagtgaaattttttatagaaattcTCCAATGTACTAAAATTAATGCGgaaaaaaactcaaagacaaaagaGTAACGAAAGAACAGAAAAGCCACACGAAAACAACACTTGCAagttgtttgagtaaatgctcacaAGAGTATTCAATTACTATGAAATATTACAATtgagtgattacaaatgagggggaatACCTCTATTTATAGGTGAGCTTCCCAAGTCTAACGATACAAATTGAGTTATATCGACGGTTGATATTAGAgtctatctacaagataaaaGTCCTAAGAGATTTAAACTTTATACATCTTTATCCCTTAAGATTTACAATAATTACCCTAGTAGCTCTAGTTTTACTAGAGTGTTTCACTGGGCTACTAAAACTTTAAGTAGATGAGTTTCTCCATATGTTCCATGAGTTAAACTAGTTCAAGAGGGTCAAATGAGCCCCATTTCATCAATTGACCTTCATGTGACGCTCTTTGCACATTTGTCACAAATTTTGATCTACGGCCCGTAACACTTGTATGTATATAGTATTGtacaatttagttaatttaattaattttgatttaataaaattttaatgattttaataccCTACAAAATGCCTTTATATTTGAATGTAAGTTAATACATaagataataaattattattgtttcTCAAACATAgagttataataatattaaatgcaAGTATAAATTGAAGATATGACACATTAATAAGATTTCTAATTTTTGACGCTTAATTgtatactaataatttttttatatttttaattattttgagtttatattaattaattttttttctgatGGTACTTAAAAGGTATTCATAATACAAGCTTTAATGtcattttatagaaaattttaatgttaaatacCGAAGATTTAAAACATTAACTACATTGGTTActtttttaaatatgattttgagatatttaaataaacatttaaaaaaattattcacataaattaagtaataaaatatatcatattttaataaatacacATAATTAACCCGTGTATGACACGAATAAAAATACATGAATTGATTCTATCCATagtaaaaaattcataaataattactTTCTGTACCACCGAGCAAAATAGTGACACCCATAATTTTTTATGCAACTCCAAAAATTGTGGAGTCAAAGAAAAAACTCATGGGCAAAGACTTACCCACTTTACACGATTGGGGTGCTCTTCATCTTGATAAATCAGTGTTAGGATTCAGAGGAAATGTTAAAAAGAGAAACATAAGTGGGTATTTTTTtgacatttaatttaaaaatatattaaaatttgatggtAAAAGTAGACGAATATTTTAGGAGAGggttcatattatttatattcataatgcattttttaaataaaaggattataaTGTAATCTAAAGTAGGCTACTTTTAATtcaaattaagaaattttaaagaataatgaTGATATTTGTGATGTTTATATGAGGGATGAATTTGTAGATATCTGCAATATTTTGTGGGTTGGGTTCAAAGTttgagtgtttgttttgtaaCCTCTACTTGACAAAGGTGTATGATTAATTTTCATATTGATTATGTTTTCAGCTTAGAAATTAGAATGCATGCAAGTAACATTATTTTTCAGCTTATAAGATCACAAGTACTTGATTCTTGCTTTGAGAATTAGTGTGGTAAAATTCAAGgtttttctctaaatttattaTCTAACTGGATTAAGGATTTCACGTTTGCTTCAATATGCTTGTTAATACATCCAAACTACATGATATttctcaaagaaaaaaaaaattggttcttTTAGTTTTTGCACATAAATATTTTTCAGTTTCTctaaatttcccttccagccttCACCAGCGAAGCATATAGCAGCTCGTTCCAAGTGTCGGGTACTCCAGGCAAGCACCAATGACTGCAATCTTGAACTCTCCCTGCAGCATTCCCTTCTTGTTCCGTCTTATATTCTCTTCTGTAAATAGAAGGATGCCCGTCTTTCCTGTAATCTGTAAGCCTGCTTATATTCAGATAAATAACTGGAGTTTTGGTATTTTGGATAACATATTCTACAGCTCTCATTTTGGAAGGGTACTTGGTCAAGTAAGTTTCGTTCAAAATGGGTTCAGTTTCCTTGTCGCATTGTCCTCCTGAGTTCCACAGGCCCCCCCTGCAAGCAATAGAATGTTAAATGTTTTACACTCTTGTTATCTGGAAAAGCATCAAACCAAGAGTAACGCATGCTTATGTATGTATGAAACAGGTCCGTACCAGAAATGTGTAACTGAATATCCCCTGAAGAAAACCTGAGTTCTGCGGCTATCAACATTCTTGTCAATCCATCTGGACCATGTTGTGAGTGCCTTCTGATAAGCATTCAAGACTTTGAGTCGCGGGTAAACATAATCACCTTCTTGGTAATAGTCTTCTCTGCATGACCATAAAATGCATAAAACTTAAAACAAACAATTAGAGCTCTTACTTGGCATCATAcctatttgtttttaatttattttctcagTTTTTTTACCTCATGATAATCATGTAGCATCAAAATCCAAGGTTAAATGTTGCAAACACCCAACAAATGGTCACTAATACTTACCCTTTGGAGGTTTTCTCATGGGTCCACCAATGACCAGTGTTGAATACCATGAGATCAGCATCATGATACATTGAAGTTGAAGGATTCATCAAATCCAATCTTAGTGTCTCAATCGATCCATTTTCTCGCTTGAAAGATGATTCTTTAACAAGAAATGGGGAAGCAACAAAGTCCACCGAGCAATTATAATCCTACAAGGGCATATCAAATACAAGTTCTATTTACAAAATGCCAATAGGAACAACTTTGTTGAAAAACATAAGGATCTCTGGAAACTTGCCTCAAACCTGAAAGCATAAACCCCCTTCTTTTTAAAATCACTTCTTCCAGAAATTTCGTAAACTCGTTTCCTCTTCTTGACACTTCGGCGGAGGATACAAACCATAGACTCCCACATGTTCCTATTCAGCGAATCCCCAATAAATACCAACCTTTTCCCTCTCAGTCTCTCCAGAAAATCAGTTGCATTCAGCCTGGATGGTATTGGTGACAATGAAGTTATATACATAAGTACACTGAAAACACACGGAATTCCATTCAATAGACTCGTATTCAGAGCTTCATAGTTGAAACATATCCCAATGTCCTATGAAACATCATaaaaagaatgataaaacatcAAGCCATTTACCCATTCATACATTTGATTTATGGTTCATGGAGACTAATCTTTTTGGTGTTCTTAGCTGGCCCTCAAAAGGTTCGAACATGAGTTCTCCCTTGAAAGTGGGATGAGCCTTAACATTTTGTTGGTTGAACTGAACTTTAAACAATGGGATCGTTTTTGTTCTCATTACAAAATGCAACAAAAAATGTATTATTAAAACCAACCCTTAGCCATTCTACTCCTATATCACTCAATAACAAACTTCACAGATATTTATGAAACTCAAAACCTATCTTTAAGTCCCCTTGCATGATGGGTGAAAACAGGGGGAAAGCCTGTAACTAAAGATAAATGAACATCAATATAGATAATACCTTTTTAAGTTGCATCCATTTGGCTGCCATTTCCATTTAATGTAGCCTTTATCAGGCCTTCCATTGCGCTGACAATCAAAATCTTTATCAATGTAAGGACAAGAACCTGGACGATAATACGGCTTTGAATGATCATCCTTCACCCACCTACCACCAAAGAGATCACATTTCTCAAAAGAACCATTGGGTCCTTTCACAACTCGAGGATGATCATCACCACCAGGAGAGTTTGTGGTTTTATTCAATTCCACAACCTTCTTTTCTGCAACAAAATGTCCAACAACTTCCCCATTTTTTGACAAATTGGTCACATTATTAGCACCACCAGGATTATCAACAACTATATTGGCATTCACATTTTTACCAGCTAAAGTTGCACTATTTAATGTCTTGGAGAAATTCCCTAACTGTGTCTTCTCCAAAATCACTCCATCACCATTTTTGGAAACAACTGAACCATTTGCATGTTGGGCAATCTGTTGAATCCTTCCTTCCACAACATCAAAGTTTCCAGTTTTAGACCCCTCATAAGAATTCTCCAACTGGGTTCCCTCTATATCAATGTCAACCCCATCCTTCAAATCCACCTGACCACCCTCACTTTCCTCCCAAAATTCTTGCTTTTTAGCAATCACTGAAGAACCATTGTCAACTTCTAACGTATTTTGAGTATCCGCAGTAGCATTACTAacggaagaagaagaagaaaaatgaagtgaAACAGTGGCGTCGCTAACACCATAATACCCTTGGAACAAAGATCCCACAACAGGGCCGTTAAAGGAGCTGTTAAGCATAAGACCTGTGATAGCGATAAGAGAAACTGCCAACCCCCAACCAAGCCTGGAAAACACCTTTCTCTTGGGTGACAATTGGTCTGATAAAGCATGTTTCTTCACATCCATCGAAGGAAAAACCACCGAACACTCGCTTACAGTTTAAGTTGAGACTCGAGAGCCAAAaaggttttttaaaaaatgtgaaCAAATTATGTTGTGATATAAGGTGGGAAAAAAGAGAGAGGACAGTGCGTCAGTGTGGTCCGCAGTTAACAAAGAAGGCGTAGACAAGGCTAACATGTGAACGATTTCATTTTGCTCTCTGCATTTATGAGAGACAATTATTCccaggaaaagaagaaaaaaaaacaaaacaaaagaaaaggaaaatgtgatgaaaatgttGTGGGCGAAAGGCTGAAACAGGGTAGAGTTTGGTAGTTTGCCTTTGAAGGAAACACAAACAAAAGGAGGTGGGGGACTGGGGATGGAACTGTAAAACTTTTTTGAGTTCCCATTTTTGTTAATGGTGAACTGTGGAATTTACAGGCAGAGTGgagtaaaaagaaaggaaaacgcCATTTTCCTTTGAGCAAAATGGGGAATTTGATAATCATAGTAAGTGAATAGTAACCTTTTTTTCCAAACGTAACGTGGGACTTTCTTTACATGGAAGTCGATTATCATATGGCTTAAGAATCTTGAATTAAGTTATTTAAATCATTGCTAAAAGTTGATGATAATTTTAGTAAGTATCAAAAACTAATTACTAATCCTCCATTCTGATtccattaattaataataattttacttttattaatcaGTCCCAACTCCCAACAAGTTTAATCAATAAGAAATTTCACCACCATTACTAAAGTAAATCAAAGGTTAAAAGTGTAACTAAAATTAGGGGTGTTGAAACTtcagttaaaattgaattaatcgaTCTAATCGATCTAATTCGATTAATCAGTCAGTGGTTGAACTTAGTTCGATCAGAGGtcgattaatgattttttaaaattttgattatcgTCTAATTCGATTCGAAATCCGATAATTAACCAAacctaataattaatattatatattatatgtattagcCTATTGTCCA contains the following coding sequences:
- the LOC107909687 gene encoding protein trichome birefringence-like 2, whose product is MDVKKHALSDQLSPKRKVFSRLGWGLAVSLIAITGLMLNSSFNGPVVGSLFQGYYGVSDATVSLHFSSSSSVSNATADTQNTLEVDNGSSVIAKKQEFWEESEGGQVDLKDGVDIDIEGTQLENSYEGSKTGNFDVVEGRIQQIAQHANGSVVSKNGDGVILEKTQLGNFSKTLNSATLAGKNVNANIVVDNPGGANNVTNLSKNGEVVGHFVAEKKVVELNKTTNSPGGDDHPRVVKGPNGSFEKCDLFGGRWVKDDHSKPYYRPGSCPYIDKDFDCQRNGRPDKGYIKWKWQPNGCNLKRLNATDFLERLRGKRLVFIGDSLNRNMWESMVCILRRSVKKRKRVYEISGRSDFKKKGVYAFRFEDYNCSVDFVASPFLVKESSFKRENGSIETLRLDLMNPSTSMYHDADLMVFNTGHWWTHEKTSKGEDYYQEGDYVYPRLKVLNAYQKALTTWSRWIDKNVDSRRTQVFFRGYSVTHFWGGLWNSGGQCDKETEPILNETYLTKYPSKMRAVEYVIQNTKTPVIYLNISRLTDYRKDGHPSIYRREYKTEQEGNAAGRVQDCSHWCLPGVPDTWNELLYASLVKAGREI